The Streptomyces armeniacus genomic interval GACGCCGCAGTAGCGGATGCGCACCACCACGTCCCGCTCCCCCGGCTCCCGCCGCTCGAACCGCCACGGCGCGAGCGCCGCGCCCTCGCCCGGTGTGTGCGGCGTGTGCGCCGCCCAGCCAGTGACCTTACGCATGGTCGTTCCCGTCTTCCGTCGTCCGCGGGCGTGCCCCGCCCTGCGGTGTGCCCGTGCCGTTCCCCGCACCGTTCCCCGCGCCGCTGTCCGCGGCCCGCGCGCCGCCGTCCGCGGCGTCCCCTGCGCCGATCTCGTCCTCGCAGCCCAGGCCCCGGCGTTCCAGGTCGCGGTGGTGCGCGATCTTGTCCCGTACGACCGCCAGGTCCTCGTACAGCCGGCCGATCTGCCGCTCGATGGACGCGGCGTGCTGTTCCAGCAGGGCCGTGCGCTTCCCGTGCCACTCCAGCCCGTGGCCCATCCGCACGAAGCTCCGCACGTCGTCCACGGACATGCCGGTGCGGCGCAGCGCCTGCACCAGCCGGATGAAGCGGACGGCGGCGGGCGGGTAGCGGCGCCGTCCGCCCGGGTCGCGCTGCACGAGGGGCAGCAGCCCTTCGCGTTCGTACCAGCGCAGCGTGTCGATGCTCAGCCCGGTCAGCTCCGACACCGTCCGGATGCCCACCAGGTCCGGCTCGGGGGAGTCAGCCATGACCTCACGCTAGAAGCTGGAGTCCACTCCAGCGCAAGCCCGCATAAATGCGGTGCCCGGCCCGTACGCGCTGCTGTAACGTCGCGCCGGTTCGCCGGCCGGTCCGGCGGCGGTCCGGGAACGGCCCCTTCACGAGTGCACGGACAGGGAGTTACGAGATGCGGCGTGGCCTCGGAGCAGTCGAGCAGCTGTGTAC includes:
- a CDS encoding MerR family transcriptional regulator; the encoded protein is MADSPEPDLVGIRTVSELTGLSIDTLRWYEREGLLPLVQRDPGGRRRYPPAAVRFIRLVQALRRTGMSVDDVRSFVRMGHGLEWHGKRTALLEQHAASIERQIGRLYEDLAVVRDKIAHHRDLERRGLGCEDEIGAGDAADGGARAADSGAGNGAGNGTGTPQGGARPRTTEDGNDHA